From Phycodurus eques isolate BA_2022a chromosome 1, UOR_Pequ_1.1, whole genome shotgun sequence, one genomic window encodes:
- the lactbl1a gene encoding putative beta-lactamase-like 1, whose product MSKMKVKWTMLGMVVFFLLSVVMTVCFIWQYRIPKLKTEMVIKESAAEAMCPRYPEPVPLKHPIISLRVALEKVDILLRTSVDGTKLPAMSAILVLNDSILWIGNFGKKNISDPTSPTPNEYTVYRIASLSKIFPTLMLYKLWEDGLVDSLDDSVEKYTDNFTIKNPLGRDRDLASSSVRTFNRAAITLRRMASHLSGLPRRLRSTNLLWNGDTHVALHLLQDDVLVADPGTKCHYSNVAFSLMANALAEKVTGMNFEKWVSRNILHRFNMKNTGFDMIPIIQRQMAVGVYSNGQPAPLYNLGWYRPAGQMYSTTADMAKLMMALLGSYSKTLLRKDTLNTMLAPLFQCQSGYFANYTGTPWEINQQLGYDVVRKDGDLDGFAASLSLVPRLKLGLVVLMAGIRPSEQDLVRQVYSHLIPAVEGAFRDAELTPRPPPDPAPYIGFFTYRNMTFYEIKVGSDGALIMQQFGPRVDSNVPANYQTMHLQYLQDRVFRVVFKSPYPCKLKMNSASVSLETQDRQLFNFYFFNKKGVSPGFDSPGLNTYKVMRIASRPYFTT is encoded by the exons AAATGGTTATAAAAGAATCGGCAGCAGAAGCGATGTGCCCGCGCTATCCTGAGCCTGTGCCCCTCAAACATCCCATCATATCTTTAAGAGTGGCTTTAGAGAAG GTCGATATACTCCTGAGGACGAGTGTTGATGGGACCAAGCTTCCAGcaatgtctgccattttggttttaaatgactcaatcctgtggattggtAATTTTGGCAAAAAGAACATTAGTGACCCAACATCACCCACACCCAATGAGTACACAGTATACAG AATTGCAAGCCTTTCCAAAATCTTTCCCACTCTGATGTTGTACAAGCTGTGGGAAGATGGCCTTGTGGACTCACTTGATGACTCAGTAGAGAAGTACACAGACAACTTCACCATCAAGAATCCACTCGGTAGAGACAGGGATTTGGCATCCTCTTCAGTTAGGACCTTCAACAGAGCTGCCATTACCTTACGAAGAATGGCCAGCCACCTCTCTG GATTACCACGAAGATTAAGGTCAACTAATCTCCTTTGGAATGGAGACACACATGTCGCCCTTCATTTGTTACAGGATGATGTCCTCGTTGCTGATCCTGGAACAAA ATGCCACTATAGCAATGTTGCCTTTTCTTTAATGGCCAATGCTCTGGCCGAGAAGGTGACTGGAATGAACTTTGAAAAGTGGGTGTCTCGCAACATTTTACATAGGTTCAACATGAAGAACACTGGTTTCGACATGATTCCTATTATTCAGAGACAGATGGCAGTGGGCGTCTACAGCAATGGTCAGCCAGCTCCCCTCTACAACTTGGGCTGGTATCGACCCGCAGGTCAGATGTACTCCACAACAGCTGACATGGCAAAGCTTATGATGGCTCTCCTGGGATCATACAGCAAGACACTCCTCCGAAAAGACACCCTTAACACTATGCTGGCTCCACTTTTCCAATGCCAGAGTGGCTACTTTGCTAACTACACTGGCACACCATGGGAGATCAACCAGCAACTAGGCTATGACGTGGTAAGAAAGGATGGTGACTTGGATGGCTTTGCAGCCTCTCTTTCACTGGTGCCACGTCTCAAATTAGGACTGGTGGTCCTGATGGCTGGGATACGACCGTCAGAGCAGGATTTAGTGAGGCAGGTTTACAGCCACCTCATCCCTGCAGTTGAAGGTGCTTTCAGGGATGCTGAACTGACTCCCAGACCACCGCCTGACCCAGCCCCATATATAGGATTTTTCACTTATAGGAATATGACTTTCTATGAGATTAAAGTGGGGTCAGATGGGGCCCTGATCATGCAACAGTTTGGACCACGGGTGGATAGCAATGTCCCAGCCAACTACCAAACCATGCACCTTCAGTACCTTCAGGATAGGGTGTTCAGAGTGGTGTTCAAGAGCCCATACCCTTGTAAGTTAAAGATGAACAGTGCCTCTGTTTCTTTGGAGACTCAAGACAGACAGCTCTTTAACTTTTACTTCTTCAACAAAAAAGGTGTGTCACCAGGTTTTGATTCCCCAGGACTCAACACTTACAAAGTAATGAGAATAGCCAGCAGACCATATTTTACTACATGA
- the suv39h1a gene encoding histone-lysine N-methyltransferase SUV39H1-A codes for MAEISKDCSVPSKMSWDGLEALCRTAGLHCQELGITKANVNEYEVEFLCDYKKTKEEEFYLVKWTGFPESVNSWEPKRHLKCPKLMKQFHLDLDQELRRQKRRCIPKKLDKETSTFIVQKARLRQRLKSWQAQLNLTCNHPGRIFVINDVDLEGPPKNFTYINHYKAGPGIIFDEMAVGCECKNCLEEPVNGCCPGASLHRIAYNEHGQVRIRPGQPIYECNSQCLCSPDCPNRVVQKGIQFDLSIFKTDNGRGWGVRTLQHIRKNTFVMEYVGEIITTDEAEKRGHIYDREGSTYLFDLDYVEDVYTVDAAHQGNISHFVNHSCNPNLQVFNVFVENIDERLPRIALFSTRGIRTGEELTFDYKMQIDPVDTESSKMDSSFTLAGVSSSPKKRIRVECRCGSDSCRKYLF; via the exons ATGGCGGAAATTTCGAAAG ATTGCAGCGTGCCCAGCAAGATGTCATGGGATGGGCTTGAAGCCTTGTGTCGCACAGCGGGGCTTCACTGTCAAGAGTTGGGGATAACCAAAGCCAACGTCAATGAATATGAGGTGGAGTTCCTCTGTGACTACAAAAAGACGAAG GAAGAAGAATTTTACCTGGTGAAATGGACGGGCTTTCCAGAGTCGGTCAACAGCTGGGAGCCCAAGAGGCACCTCAAATGCCCCAAACTGATGAAGCAGTTCCATCTGGACCTGGATCAGGAGCTGAGGCGCCAGAAAAGACGTTGCATCCCTAAAAAGCTGGATAAGGAAACCTCAACATTCATAGTTCAGAAAGCTAGACTCCGTCAGAGACTGAAGAGCTGGCAGGCCCAGTTGAACCTGACCTGCAACCATCCTGGTCGCATCTTTGTCATTAACGATGTCGACCTTGAGGGTCCACCAAAGAACTTCACATACATCAACCACTACAAAGCAGGTCCTGGCATCATTTTTGATGAAATGGCTGTGGGCTGTGAGTGCAAAAACTGTTTAGAGGAGCCGGTAAACGGTTGCTGTCCTGGCGCATCGTTACATCGAATAGCTTACAATGAACATGGCCAGGTCCGGATCAGGCCAGGACAGCCCATATACGAGTGTAACTCTCAGTGTCTCTGTAGCCCAGACTGCCCTAATAGagtggtgcaaaaaggcattCAGTTTGACCTGAGTATCTTCAAGACGGACAATGGTCGGGGATGGGGAGTCCGCACGCTGCAGCATATAAGGAAGAACACATTTGTCATGGAGTATGTGGGAGAG atCATCACGACAGATGAAGCAGAGAAACGAGGTCACATATATGACCGCGAAGGCTCTACTTACCTATTTGACCTGGACTATGTGGAGGATGTATACACAGTGGATGCTGCTCACCAAGGCAACATTTCTCACTTTGTCAACCACAGT TGTAACCCAAACCTGCAAgtattcaatgtttttgttgaaaacattgATGAGAGGCTCCCAAGAATTGCTTTATTTTCAACACGTGGCATTCGGACAGGAGAGGAGCTCACCTTTGACTACAAAATGCAAA TTGATCCAGTTGACACAGAAAGCTCCAAGATGGATTCCAGTTTTACTTTAGCAGGTGTCTCCAGTTCTCCAAAGAAGAGGATTCGAGTGGAGTGCCGGTGTGGATCGGACTCGTGCAGAAAATACCTGTTCTAA